Proteins encoded within one genomic window of Pseudorasbora parva isolate DD20220531a chromosome 3, ASM2467924v1, whole genome shotgun sequence:
- the si:dkey-3h3.3 gene encoding probable E3 ubiquitin-protein ligase DTX3: MASPPKIFTGVILQIDPDTSVATRSFQESLDAYRKGIVMRLANDGSPDLRREEMCLKDQAAAGLGQAQSDSLVVQTVKVDDIVIKYIHEKKLKDLHTIENRNAVSIKLYKSHVTFRSNSGRNIQAQFAREQFIKLYQKISTGLQTRTFVYNPKIIAFCTADFPEILIKTDQKQMKLTGSFICLERLETFLNGSAQHSMGRYPQHQAPRKTKDDDTPYKQPVKPETLTDQPKNETCPICLDLIKPNDCSVLTKCKHKFCKDCLARAFQLKPACPICGEIYGNLTGTQPKGGTMTVSRDSSSLPGYEKYGTIVISYYIPSGRQGDEHPNPGMAYQGASRIAYLPDSTEGHNVLKLLQRAFNQRLTFTIGYSSTTGKNNVVTWNDIHHKTSRDGGPTHYGYPDPDYLKRVQDELKAKGIY; the protein is encoded by the exons ATGGCGAGCCCGCCAAAG ATATTTACTGGAGTGATACTTCAGATTGATCCAGACACCTCAGTTGCCACCAGGTCATTCCAAGAGAGTTTAGATGCTTATAGAAAAGGTATAGTTATGCGATTGGCAAATGATGGAAGTCCTGATCTAAGACGAGAGGAGATGTGTCTGAAGGACCAAGCTGCTGCAGGCCTGGGACAAGCTCAAAGTGACTCTTTAGTAGTTCAAACCGTTAAGGTTGATGATATTGTTATTAAATACATCCATGAAAAGAAATTGAAGGACCTTCACACGATCGAAAATAGGAATGCAGTTTCCATAAAGCTGTACAAAAGTCATGTGACTTTTAGGTCCAATAGTGGTAGAAACATTCAAGCTCAATTTGCTCGAGAacagtttataaagttatatcAAAAGATTTCAACAGGGCTGCAAACTAGGACATTCGTTTACAATCCCAAAATAATTGCATTTTGCACTGCAGACTTTCCAGAAATCTTAATCAAAACAGACCAAAAGCAAATGAAACTGACTGGCAGCTTCATTTGCCTTGAAAGATTagaaacatttttgaatgggagTGCACAGCACAGCATGGGAAGGTATCCACAGCACCAAGCCCCAAGAAAAACAAAAGATGATGACACACCTTACAAGCAGCCTGTGAAACCAGAGACATTAACAGACCAACCCAAAAATGAGACCTGTCCAATTTGTTTGGATTTAATCAAGCCAAATGATTGCAGTGTCTTAACTAAATGCAAGCACAAATTTTGCAAAGACTGTTTGGCTAGAGCTTTCCAGCTGAAACCAGCCTGTCCGATATGTGGTGAGATATACGGAAATCTTACAGGGACGCAACCAAAAGGAGGAACCATGACCGTCTCAAGGGACAGCTCTTCTTTACCTGGATACGAAAAATATGGAACGATCGTAATTAGCTACTACATACCAAGTGGACGTCAGGGG GATGAACACCCAAACCCAGGCATGGCGTACCAGGGTGCGTCCCGCATAGCTTACCTTCCTGACTCAACAGAAGGGCACAACGTACTGAAGCTTCTGCAGAGGGCGTTTAACCAGCGACTAACTTTCACCATTGGATATTCATCTACCACTGGAAAGAACAATGTGGTGACCTGGAATGACATTCACCATAAGACGTCTCGTGATGGAGGGCCAACGCA TTACGGTTACCCAGATCCAGACTACCTGAAACGAGTACAAGATGAACTGAAAGCAAAAGGAATTTACTGA